ACAAATATAGCATCAATGTTACACTTTTTTGCTTCTTGTATAACTTGTTCAACTAGCTTTGCCCCAATTCCTAAATTTTGGTAATTTGGAGACACACACATTGGAGCTAGTCCATATATATTTATGTTCGGAACAACATCTTGTGACATTTTTGAAAGGATTATCTGTCCGATAATCTGGTTATCCAATTCTGCAACTAAAGATATCAAACTTTGGTGGTCTGTGTGTAATAATCTAACTAGTTTTTCCTCATCACCACTTTCAAAACAGTTAGAAATAAGCTTATATATAAGCTCTTGATCTGCAAGTTGCTCATGCCTAATTTTTATATTCATACAAAACTTAGCCCCTTATAA
Above is a window of Allofrancisella inopinata DNA encoding:
- a CDS encoding GNAT family N-acetyltransferase codes for the protein MNIKIRHEQLADQELIYKLISNCFESGDEEKLVRLLHTDHQSLISLVAELDNQIIGQIILSKMSQDVVPNINIYGLAPMCVSPNYQNLGIGAKLVEQVIQEAKKCNIDAIFVLGHPNYYPRFGFKPATEYNIQCEYDVPADVFMVLDLSGKLKKLHGKTVYYAEEFKEIF